The genomic DNA GGGTTCTCCCGGTGGTCCCGTACCAGGTCGGACATGTAGGCGCGCAGCTCCTCGCGGTTGCGGAAGAACTCCTCGGCCGTCAGCGAGCTCGTGGAGAGGGCGGCGTCGCTCCACACGCGGAACCGCGGCCGGTCCTCCTCCGGAACCCCCAGCATCCGGCAGATCACGGCGACGGGGAGGGGCAGGGCGTAGTGCTCGACGAGGTCGACCGGGGGCCCCGCGGCCTCCATCTCGTCGAGGAGCCCCTGCGTCAGCTCCCGCACCTGCGGGCGGAGCTTCTCGACCCGGTGCATGGTGAAGGCCTTCGCCACGAGGGTGCGCAGACGGGTGTGCTCCGGCGGGTCCATGCTCAGGATGCCCGAGTCCTGCTGCGCCTCGGACTGCCGGGGCTCGTCGTGCCGCCGGGCCTCGGCCCGGCTGAAGCGCCGGTCGCCCAGGACGAGACGGGCGTCGGCGTACCGGGTGGCCAGCCAGGCGGGTTCGCCGTAGGCCATGCGGACGCGTAACAGGCCCGGCTGCTCCAGCGCCTCCACGTACGCGTCCGCGAGGTCCAGCCCCTCGGGTTCGTTGAACGGATAGGCGAGCGGCGTCTGTTCGCGCGCGGTCGTCACGGGCAACCTCCCTGGTGTAAGCAGTTGCTTACCAACCTAGAGTTGGCGACGGCGTCGGTCAACGGCGCCGGGGGATCCCGATCCAGGCGTGGTACGGCGGAAGTTGGGGGTGGCCGGGTGGACGACGGGACGCGGGCCGAGGCGGCGGGTCCCGGGGGCGGCGTACCGCTCCGGGGCCGGGCGGGCGGCGGGTCGACGCGGGAGCGGCTGCTCGCCGCCGCGTCCGAGCTGTTCGCCGAGCGCGGGTACGAGCGGGCGACCGTGCGGGACATCGCGGCCCGTGCCGGCGTCAACCAGGCCCTCCTCTTCCGCCACTTCGGCTCGAAGCGCGCCCTCTTCGGGGAGACGATGTCGCGCGGCGGCCTGGAGCGGTTGCGGGCCACCCCTCCCGACCGGCTCGTGGAGGTGATCCTGTCGAACATGCTCGCGCCCCCGCCGGACCGGGACGGCTCCGCGTCCGGGGCCGGGAGGTCCCTGGAGACGCTCCTGCGGTCGGTGGGGGCGCAGGACGAGGTGGCGGCGGCGCTCGCGTCCCTGAGCACCGACTACGCCCGCGTGCTCGCCACGGTGAGCGACGCCGACGACCGGGCGCTCCGCGCCGACCTCGCCCTCTCATGGCTGCTGGGCATCGGGCTGATGCGCGTGGTCGTCCGCAAACGCCCCCTGGCCGACGCGGATCCCGCCGAGGTCACCCGCCTCGTCACCGATGCCCTGGCCCGCCTCCTGGACGGCCCCGCCCCGCCGCCCGCGCCCCCCCACCCCCGGCCTCTGAATCCGGCCGTGCCGCCGCACGCCTCGGTACGGGTCCCCGGCCGCCCGGACGGCGCCCGCGGACCTTCCGTCCGCCGCTTCGCGCACCGATCCGCCCGACGCCCGCGAGCCGGCTCCGAGCAGCGCGGAGGAGAGGGGGCGCGGCCGGGAGCGGGCACCCTCCTGCCGCGGGGAGACGCCGGGCGCCGGCCGCCGCGCGGGATCAGCGGGGCGCGACCACGGCCGTGATCGTCCTGCCGTCGGCCGTCACCGTGACGGCGAGGCGGCGCTGAGGCGCTGGACGAGGGGCCGGCCGTAGCCCCCGGGAAGCGGCGGCGTCGCCACGCGGAACGGTGCGCGGCAGGACCGGCGAACGGTCGGTGACGCCGATGCGGACGGCGTGCGCGTCGAGCGAGGCGTGGAGGCGGCTGGCACCGCCGCCGTGTCCGAGACGTCGGTGACGAGTTCGGACGTCACCAGGAGGACGTCGTCGACCGCCGTCCCCGGGACGCCTCCATGTCTTTCGTCAGGCGAGGCGAGGGCTTCTCGGTCCGCAGAAGGTTCCGTCGCGGAGCATGGCGAAGAGGACGCTGATGCGGTGGCGGGCGAGGCGGAGGAGGGCTTGGGCGCGGGTCTTGCCGCGGGGCGGGCCGGCCCCCGCCGGCGAGGAGGCGGCGTACGCGGTCACGCGCCGCCGCCGCGGCGGCGGGGCGGTGCGCACGGCTCGTCGCGGTGTCGGGGGCCGCCACGCCCTCCTCCACTCCCGTCGTCTGCCCGCCGTCCCGCTTCGTCCGCCCACCGGGGCGGATCCGGTACCGGCCACCCGCCCCCGGGCACCGCCCGGGGGCGGGTGGCCGAGGCGGCCGCGGTCACCGAGGCGACGAACGTGAAGGACCGGGCCGTGTCGGTGATCTCCGGCAGCCGGACGACCGTCGGGCTCGGCCGGACCGCGAACAGCGGCACCCCGGCCGCCCGGCGCCGTTCCCCGGCCCGCAGGAGGACGTGCAGGAAGGACGAGTCGGCGAACGCGACCTGGGACAGGTCGAGGACCGTCCCCGCGGGGGCGTCGCCGGGGGCGGGGGCGAGCGCGCGGTCCAGGGCCTCGGCCGTGCGAACTCACCGCCGACGCGCACGATCCGTACGCCGGCGGCCGTCGACACCAGGACATCGGGTTCGCCGCTCGTCGGGGCATCATCCCACCGCCCGGCCCCGCCGGGGAGGGGAGCCGGGCGGGCGCCGCGTCCCCGCCGCCGCGCCCGCGACCGGCCGCCCCTCCCGCGTACGCCCCCCGCGTCCACCGCACGCCTGCGCCCGGTCGGCCGCGCGGCCGACCGGGGCCGAAACGGCCGGTGCGCCTCCGGCACCGGCTTGATAGCCCGGCGGCACCTGAGGGATGGTGGAGGGCCTTGTCCTTCGACGGAAGGTGGTGAGGCCCGACTGCCGGGTCTCCGCTCATGACGACTCACGAGGGCGTCACGCCCCTGCAACCAGCCTCCGCGTGCGGTGTGGCCACGTCGTGGGCCCACGCGCCGTACCCCGCCTTCGTCGCGGACGAGACCGGGGGGATCGTGCAGATCAACGGCGCCGCGGCCGCCCTGTTCCCCGGGGCGGTGCCGGGCTCCCCGCTCGCCGACGCCGTTCCCGGGTGGCTCGCCGACGCGCACCGCGACCTCGCCCGGCGCGGCGGCGGTGACGGGGTCCCGGGCCGCCCGGTCGGAGGCCGGCACGGCGACCTGGCGCTGGAGGCCCACCCCACGCCCGGCGTGGACGGGAACGTGGTGTGGTGGCTGATCGACGACACCGACCGGTTCCTCGCCGAGCGGGCCCTGCGGCACGAGCAGGAGCGGACCGCTTTCCTCGCCCAGGCGTCCACCCGGCTGCTGGCGTCGCTGAACGTGCAGCGCTGCATGGAGGTGGCGGTGGAGCTGGCGGCCGGGTACCTGGCGGACGCCGCGGTCCTGATCGCCCCGGCCAGCGGCCGGCGCCACCCGCTGGCCGGTTGCGTCGGCGGGGCGGCCGCGGAGTACCGGACGGCCCGCGTCGACCCCGCCGAGGTACCGGGCCTGAGCGAGGCCCTGCAGGGCTTCCCCCCCGTCCCGTCGCGGTGGATCGACCCGGCGTCGCTGCCCCCGTGGGCGGTGCCCGACGGTTTCGGCGGCCGGGCGGGCTCCGCGGTCGTCACCCCCCCTGCCCGGACACGGGGTGCCGGCCGGGGCGCTGATCCTGCTGCGGCACGGCGACCGGGCGGCGTTCGACGCGGCCGAGGAGGTCTTCGCGGGCCTCTTCGCGGCACGCGCGGGAGCGGCGTTGTCCGCGGCGCGGCTGTACACCGAGCAGGCGGGCATCACCGCCACCCTGATGGCGGAGCTGCTGCCGCCACCCCTGACGCAGGTCCGCGGGGTGGAGTTCGCCGGGGGGTACCGCCCCTCGAAGGACACCGAGCGGATCGGCGGCGACTTCTACGACGTGCACCCCGCCACCGAGGAGGGGCAGGAGACCCTGGCGGTGCTGGGCGACGTCTGCGGCAAGGGACTGGACGCAGCCGTCCTGACCGGCAAGATCCGCAACACCCTCCACGCGCTGTTCCCCCTGACCGGCGACCACGAGCACGTGCTGAGGCTGCTCAACAGGGCCCTGCTCAACAGCCGCCACTCGCGCTTCGCGACCCTCGCCCTGGCCTCCGTCGTACGCCGCGGAGGCAGGGTCCGGCTCCGGCTGACCAGCGCGGGCCACCCGCCGCCGCTGATAGTCCGGCACACCGGCGAGGTCGAGCAGGCCGACACCAGGGGCACCCTCATCGGCGCGCTGCCCCACGTCCGCGCCGAGACCGCCCATGTGGAGCTGGCGCCCGGTGAGACGTGCCTGCTGTACACCGACGGCATCACCGAGGCCAGGGGAGGCCCCCTCGGCGACGTCCTGCTCGGCGAGCAGCGGTTGAGCGCGGCACTGGCCGAGTGCGCCGGGATGCCGGCCGAGGCGATCGTCGAGCGCGTGCAGATGCTCGCCGCCGAATGGGTCGGCGGCAATCCGCACGACGACATGGCGTTACTGGCCATCACCGCTCCCAACGGAGCCCGGCTCACCGCCGTGGACGGCCGGACTCCGGGCAGGTACACGGCATGACACCGACCGGCACGGGGACCGCGGCCGTCCGCGGCCCGGACGACCGCCTGGCGCGGGCGCGCGCCGGGTTGTGGCTGGCCGTGCGGGCGCGGGACGAGCACGCCGCCGGCAGGGCCGTCTTCGACCTGCTGGACGAGGGGGCCGCGGCGGAGAGCGTACTGCTCGACGTCATCGCCCCGGTGCAGGCGAAGGTGGGGGCCGAGTGGGCCGCGAACCGCGTCACCGTCGCGCAGGAACACGCCGCCACAGCCATCCACGACCGGATCATCGCGGCGATGGCGCACCGCGACCGGCCTCCGGAGAGGGGACGCGGCCCGGGCCGGAACCGTGACGGTGGCCTGCGCGGACGGCGAGTGGCACGCCCTGCCCGCGAGGATCCTGGCCGAGGTGCTGCGGGGCCGCGGCCACCGGGTGGACTTCCTCGGCGCCCAGGTCCCCACCCCCCACCTGGTGGAGCACCTGCACCGGACCGCGCCGGACGTCCTCGCCCTGTCCTCCTCGATCACGACCCGG from Streptomyces sp. MRC013 includes the following:
- a CDS encoding cytochrome P450, whose protein sequence is MTTAREQTPLAYPFNEPEGLDLADAYVEALEQPGLLRVRMAYGEPAWLATRYADARLVLGDRRFSRAEARRHDEPRQSEAQQDSGILSMDPPEHTRLRTLVAKAFTMHRVEKLRPQVRELTQGLLDEMEAAGPPVDLVEHYALPLPVAVICRMLGVPEEDRPRFRVWSDAALSTSSLTAEEFFRNREELRAYMSDLVRDHRENPRQDLMTALIDARDTDDRLTELELVDLCVGLLIAGHETTASQIPNFVYALLENPDQLALLRERPELVAGAVEELLRFVPLGSAAAFPRYATEDIEVGGTLVRAGEPVLVAVGAANRDALKFTEPGRLDITRTGVQHLGFGHGVHHCLGAPLARVELQEALLALLDRFPDLHIAGDVVWKNQMLVRGPREMPVGW